ATGAGGAACTGATCTTCTCCGCCAGTGGAtcatctttctcctcctgtGACGAACATCTGTCGTCTCACatcttttttggcttttgtttttaggTTTTTCCAGGTTTCAGCTGAGCGacgtctcttttctctttcactccgGTCGATGCGTTaaaactgtttctttctttttcaccgCGCTGTTTTCCGTTTTCTTGTCTTCAGTGATTTGACCACATTGCTCCATTAATTCAGTCAGCAAGTTTTTCTCAAAGGAGGAAAAGTTTGAGCTTCTCTGCCATAGTAAGGCAGCTTATGATGTAGCCTATATATTTAATtgcatatttaattattaatatatatatatatatatatatatatatatatatatatatatatatatatatatatatatatatatatatatatatatatatatatatatatataatacatccatgatttttctcctccttcttcttcttctcctttaaTCTTGAACTGTGTCATGAACAACACAGAtgatatttgtcatttaaaacaaatatttttccaAGTCATTAAATCGCAGTTTGttattaataaagtaaaatctctgtagttttgtgttaaagcgctcagtgaactacatcgtctcatcaacacacgtcaccaacaccaacatggagccaactgggcccAGAAAAGGTcgtaagaaagagagagttggttctggttcagttctgtgagaaaattatcttttaaactgaaaaacatcatatgtgacattcatgacacaattcaaacaggatcagtGAATTATTTGTCAAATGTATCTGTTGAAGTCTTCtgaaattaaaatcacttttatttctttgatcacagtttgaacacagaaacatcagaaacagtcacaacacacagttttgacatttttcatgttttattcaaacgtttgtacagaaatgatgaagcgctgcctgaagtgacatgaaacactacaagtgcatcatcagtgaacaacagaaacatcagtgtgtaactggacctgacagACTGCCTGAGCACCTGGAAACATAATAAAGAACCAATACAGGCTCGTCCCAAATAATGgcaacaaatataaaagtcacattatatttacttgtagctacaaagtgttcacactgactgacagtgttaacagcagctttagttcAGTGAAGTCTGATGGTTTTAAAGCACATGTGGAGCTCAGTCAGGAGCTTTAAGCTCTACAAGCAGTCTGATAATATTTGGTGAATAGACggcatttatacagcactgctgccctcattcatccattcactcactcactcactcactcactcactcactcactcactcactcactcactcactcactcactcactcactcactcaccgatGGCAGTGAGCCACCATACAAGGTGCTGGTCTGACCATCGGGAGCAGTTTGGGCTTCAGCCTGTTGCTCGAGGACACTTGGACATGTGGACGGGAGGAGCCGGGGATCGAACCACCGACCCTGTGATTAACTGACCAGCTGCTGGAGACGCATCAGATAATcagagtataaaaataaaagaataaaagcaacataGAACAGAGTGAAAGAGCTCGTCTTTGTCCTCAACAACGACCACGTTCATACAATCTTTCCTGGAAGTTGCACTCTGTTGTACACGAGATGTGAAAGAAGATTAAAAATACAGCTggagagagaagttcaaacccTGCAGACTTCCTGTTTTGGCCAATCACTGCTTGAAGTGGATGTgaatgttggtttgttggtttcaGGAAGTGAGTCGGGCTGATGCCTTTTTACTTTAACAGGATTCTGGGTCCTACACTTGACCTGGACACTATTTGTGACTGAGTGCTGTGAGATAAAGTCGaggactgtgtatgtgtatattttgtatattaattGTGAGTTTGCTCTGTAGTTGAGGGAGCAGACATGCTGTGATCTTACTGTCTATGATCTGGATGAGGTTCAGGACATGAGGACGGTTCAGGGAGCGATTGTTGCCGTGGTAATGGGACATAGTGATGAAAGCAGAACGAGCTACATGCACATCGTCACCCAAACAACCTTCCTTGCTGCCATCACAACTATCTGCTTTAACACAACCCCGATCCTAACCTGAACCTcagattcatttaaatgttaaaaccagGTTTTACTTCTCCAACTGAAATAAGTGACCAGACAAAATGTCCTCGCCGTCATCCAGCATGGTCTCAGACTCCAAGTGGTGCTGActattttttaatcattgtGGTTCTCAGTTCAGCGTCTGGTGGTCCGTCATTTGTGTTTGGTGGTGAACCTGGAtcagcaggaaacaaaacaaagttatacTCAAGAAAATCCCAAATGTCTTGATCCTACTCTGAGTGTTAATACACACAGAATGATGAATGTCAGAGAGGATAAAACAACTGTCAAGACTCTGAACATCAGATACATATAAAGAATGAGTTGTGTCTGTTTATCATTAATATGTTGattcaatacatttaaatttaccTTTCTTAGGATTTTGTGTGATGCGATTCTTGTAAAGCACACCAGCCACAACAACAGCCGCAACTAAAAGGAGGCTGAGAACTACAAAACCAGCAATCACTCCAGCAGAAAGTCCTGAAACAGATACAAAGTGAGTGCATCAGTCAGAAGGTCAGTGCAgatgataaacagcagactggacctcacagctcacacagaacaactaaaggtgagtctgctcctgaaatctgaacttgtttcacatgaaaactccactgggatgaatgtgagcaggaacagtgatgtgagctctgatctcaggtccagtttcctcctgctgggctccacagctcagaggctgcttctggttctggtcccagCAGTGAAGAAACAAATGGacttagttacagtccatcactttgatctgacagtaaaaacacaggatcatctgataaaatataaaacttcttcacaatacttttactgatacttttacacttttactcaagtggacttttacttgtaacagagtatttttactttgtgtttctgcttctttcacttcagtaaagtatccgagtacttcttccaccactgactactgtccagaaacatgaaggttaaaatcactgtgagctTCTTGGTGCTGGTCGGCTCCACAGTTATTGGGCCTGATGGGAGCAgatcaacacacagtctgtagaTTATTGAAGTTGAGTCTCAGTAGAAGACTgaagttttcactcagtttgaaacatttttaaaatctgatgagGATCCTTTAGATCTGATTAATAAAAAGTGTGACTTTATGTAATGAGAgggactttttacagtgtaaaatgaGCCtggtgctgccctctagtggacaaactgtgtcatgaagACTCTGATTCTCagtcacagtcaaacatcagtaaatgttggaggcgctgaacatttcttcactcctggtttcaggctcagacagaagaggaagactcCTGCTCAGATGTAGAAACCACAGTGTCACAGTTCatctcatgttttcatcttattttcactttaagtCAAAACTTAATGCTGGATTTTAAGTTAATTCATCTTGTAATTAACCAACTCTGCTGCAGTTAATGAATAAAGTACCAGGaagctgtttgtcatgttggaccttcactgcaacacaacggttataattacaagtttacatcgtccagtaaaaactgcagctccacagcctttatgttcagtgtcaggaagaagtatctgactccttcctgatttattccatgtttgtatatttgtcacatttaattgtttcagatgttcaaacagaatcaaatatgAGGCAGAGACAACCTGagttaacacaaaatacagtttctaaATGATCAATTCAATTATTGAAGGTAAAAACCAGGACgacaaagtcttttttaaatcattgaacACTAAGAATGATGTCACCATTAAGAGGCACATGGGTTTCAGCATGAATGAAGGTTTTCAGGCCCTAAATCACACCCTGCTTCTTCAtctattttactgtcactgggaccataactgactaaatgaacatcatgttgagttgaagaagacttgaaactagagactgaggccatgaactcatcaggagactgtttactgagggaataaatcaggtgagaagcagcttccacacaatcacacctctttctgagcccagtggagtcgccccctgctggtcggtagaaagactgcaggtttaaggcactttcaCACCTGAAGGCTTCgactatattttatacagtcgaTGATCGGGactgttttaagtttaaaaagctttaagttgataaaaaaaaatcacgacTCACTAAAAATGATCTTGAATTGACATCACATGAGATTTGTTgcctgatatattttttatttcactaaagtcagagaaaaaatgtgttttaaaatatgaaacattaagtgtttaaaagcttttgtttgagtCTCTGACAACAACTCAGATTAACACACATCCAGAGACAGACGGGtacaagtactcaagtactgagcTTATAATTGTACTCtaatttatgtaactttatacttctacttcactacatttcagaggtaatattgtactttttactccactacattaatcagacagataaagttactagttactttgatctagactcataaaatataattatatgtaGAGTTAAAGTTTGCTCctagttttcagtctgagttcagtttgtagttgagaaataaaataataaagtcatcagtgagtaaactcttctcttcctgtctgagtgtcttcatggtgtttgttgtgtgattcatgtgtaACTCGGCTGCTGtaacgctgcagtttgtcattgggattaataaagtctctctctaatctctctaatctaaacagagctcacagtgacGCCTCTCTGACggcttcactctgctgttgctgtgctttctgtctccagGGCTGCAGACCTGTTGGGagcttcatcagcagcagggGACACACCTGGGCCTGATGTGCTCCATGTATAGAAATCCTTCAGAAcatctgctcacacatctttGTGTCGGGGCTTCTGGtttcctttggtttgtttttacagctcaacATCCACACAGCACATCTTCACTCATCCACTGCTGCACTACTGACTGCActcactcctccagctgtttgtgtctctgttgtaaaTAAGTCACTGTGTTGTTTAGTTCACTGTGTGTCTCCTGGTTTGTCCCAGTCTGAGAGCTGCACTGTGACACTGATAAAAACttcacagtgtgttttggtgaaacaataattcttcaatttaacaacattttttcttctggaagttaaatgtgacagagtgtcaggatcaggctgcagcagacatTTATAAATCTGTTACTGAGTTTGTGGGTGAAGTTGAATCAATTCTTAGAATATGAAGAGAATTTTAcactcagtttgaaacatgtttgacTTGTGTAGACGTCTTCATCACAATTTGCTTTGTGCTCAGTCTGAACATGCATAAACACTTTTGAAAACTTATAAATCATcaagaaataaaatgattgaaGTGTTCATACGACACAAGGAAGAATCTCACCATTGATGGTCAAATCAATCTCAGCATAAATCTGATGGTTGATTTCCTCCTGAGTGACGACACAGCGGAAGTTGTCGGTCTTGGTCAAAGCAGCTTGGAGGACGATGTCGTAGCTGCCTCCTCTTTCTGTGACCTTCAGATCTTTAACAGGGAGGATGTTTCCAGAACTGTCCTGCCACTCAACTTTAGGTTTTGGAGAAGCACCAAaaacttcacactgcagcaccgTCCCATCATCTGATTTAACTGTTGTGACAGATGGTTTTGaagctgcacctgtgaacatgacagaaacaaaagatgaCATTAGATTTAATTTCAgcatcagaaatgtaatattgggatgttttttgttcatcaCATCTCTGCTTGTTGATTAGAGCGAGtttaagatgaaagaaaaacacaagaaagtaataaaaagcATGATGAGGCTCAGTTACAGCTCCCAGCATTATTCAACAGAGGATCatatttcagacacatttcactTCTACAAAGAGTTTGTAACTATTTacaactaaaacactttttctgactcacatcatgacagaaacacatcaacagtgaagactttacagcagctcctgaacttttacacatttgttgtgcttaaaaaaaacattaaaggacgTCATGTGAACTTTGTTGTCTatttacattaaataataaagaaaatgtgttatgaaatgtgaaacacaggGTCATTAAGAGCTTGTCCCCTTCTGTTAACAGGGCTCGGGTGTGGCCACTTTAATAGGAACACCTGTACAATCTAAAGCAGGGCTGAgcaacatatacaatatatactgttgtcatgatgtgagactatatattgtcttagatatTTGATATTCTCACATGGTGATATATCATAACTGTTGTCTGTTCCAACACAACTGTTCTGACTTTAACTTCACTTTTATGATGaattaatgttcagtttgtgtcgaCACTGTCATCGAGgtgttaatgaaataaaatctttatCACTGAGCTCGTAGTTAGTGACGTGTTGAACTGGACTGTATTATATTCAGAcgtgtttctaatattctgaCCCGTCATGTTTGTGAACagggaggacaaaaaaacagaaacacctctcagtgtGATGTAGTTCAGTACAACACCACCTTTAACAATCCGTGTACCCAACGATCTTTCgttttttcgtttcaaaaccaaattaaaaaaacggaaaaacaagtttgtttttctgtttttctcttttaaacccagaacggaaaaacaggaaaaacagaataacacaaaaccacattttgtgcctgttattctgttttaaatcaaaaactgaataacatgaaaattaagtttttgatttttattgttttgttattttgatattctgaaaactcggggaatgctgggagatGTTTGGGAGTCAGAGGAAGGAAGTGAGCGGGAACTGGTCTGGAGATGAAGCGTCTCTGCAATGGCAAACTGTGTCTTTGTCCGGGGAGTCGCGGCTCAGCCTGAAGCCTGAATGTGAtcattactgattaaaacacgtgatactgaacagttacaaggaggaaaacaacagaggcgAAATAAAAGAGACGAGGAGGTCCGATCCGTTACCAGGCAACCAGAACATCCTTTGTAGCAACTACACGTCTGTTACACTAAcggaagacaacacaacacatttctatttcaaaataaaagcatttgttattgtaacctattactataattattaatctattgtcagagagaaatatttacaacaatatgtaggctaatgttttcatactatcacatttatttttacctgtatagGCCTCAGGTAGCgatgaggaaaatatatatggctgcacatctgtcagctgcactgtcAGCAGCTGTAGCTGCACCATGCAGACATGTCTCACACTTTATTTTGGAGGCTCAGGACGGACTAGATCATGACTGTATTCAGGCCCGGTTCTAGACTGGCCTGATTGGGGGGCAGTAAGAAATGTTGATGGTCACCAAATACTACTGTGTTGATGCCACAGGGACGATTGTTGTTAGTGTTTGATGTGTGTAGTCTGTCTACCAGCCTGTGGTACCGACACCAACGTAAACATCGCCGGTCAGCCGTGATTTCACAGCCGGTACGTAGCTGCAGCTGTGAGTGTTGTATCCtttgttcattattatttatttagaaatcattatttatttatggattCTATTTCATGATTTACATTCAGATAGCTTAAATATATCAGATAGATAATATTACAAtacagagtaaaagtaaagttatttCCACACATGATTTCAGTTGAGTTCAGTATGAGATGTTACACATTTAGACCACAAGGGGGCGCTCGGTCTGTTTAACGTCAGCTGAGAGGAGGTTAAAGTTCGAACcgtagaagaagaaacagtcaGTGGGAAAACGTTGGAAGTCAGATTGTTTTACTGTTAGTCGTCGTTTTTATTGAACTGGGATCGTCTTTTTCATCAGTAAACACCCGAAAAGACATCGAGAAGTCCtgcttcgtttttttttttcatagaagCTGCAACTAGttcccacagtgaggtcccatGCGGCGGAGCGGGacagagacaaactgcagcagctgccgaTGGGACGATGCTACTACTAGCAGCTGCTAGCAGgcaggctaacagctaactagcaggcaggctaacagctaactagcaggcaggctaacagctaactagcaggcaggctaacagctaactagcaggcaggctaacagctgctagcaggcaggctaacagctaactagcagGCAGGCTAACAGCTGCCTGCTAGCAGCTGCTAGCAGGCaggctaacagctgctagcaggcaggctaacagctaactagcctgtggctaacagctaactagcctgtggctaacagctaactagcctGTGGCTAAAGCTGTGTGGAGGTCCCGTGGTATCTGATGTGATGCTAACAGAGAGAAGCTGCTACTGACTGTGTGCAGGgcgcaagagagagagagaccccgGCTCTGATGGCAGAAGAGCCTGTGATTACTCTGAGCAGCGTTTATGGgaataaattacaatataatatatttgaatatacttttctcttttcttctatTCTTCTCTGCATAAGGCTGAAGTGCAGTCATTCATTCTGCCTGGAGAGTCTGCGATCTCAACTTTCCCGCTCACTTCCGGCGCCTCTGACTCCGCAAACATCTCCCAACATTCCCCGaaatttcagaatatcaaaataacaaaacaataaaaatccaaaacttaattttcatgttattctgtttttgttttaaaacagaataacaggcacaaaatgtggttttgtgttattttccgtttttttaatttggttttgaaacgaaagAACGAAGGGTTCACGGATTGTTAACTGTGACCTCAGtaataaacacactttcatttacacatttcagacaaagtcgacacaaactgaacattataaagttcataaaaacagagttagtggcagagctgctgtattaaattacaatatatgtttcaggactgagagtttctctctcagtgaacacagtttctctgattaatgaactaaatgaacacatgaatcaagTGTATGTGCTCATATTGTAGTCATGTATCACCACAGTTGTACGTAGTCATATCcaacatgaagaaaataatgaatgatgtaAATGATCCTTAAAGGTgaattcagactgaacacaaaagttgattttattccagttaatttaacagctggagagtttttacagtgaatgtttcagcagcacaaacatgaactccacttcttcttcttatttccatccagaacacttttatctgctttttctattttaagtctcagagtttcttcagtttgaaacattttcaacatcaacaGACTTTGAGGTGATTAcctgtgtgttcagtctgaactcaTTATAGGATAATTAAAATAGTTTGAAGACTAAAATACCACTGACCTGTCAAGCGCACAGCGGTCACAGCAGCAATCCTATGGCTGATTGTCTCCTGCGTAGCTACACAGCGATAGTTGTCGGTCTTGGTCACAGTAatgttgacagtgatgtatgAACGACCTCCTCTTTCTGAAACCTGAGGTGTATCAGCACCAAGAGTGTTGTCATCACTGTCCTTCCACTCTACTGTAGGAAGTGGATCACCAtgagcttcacactgcagcagcgcCCAGTCATTTGTTACAACAAGTGTTGCAACAAACGGCCTtggagctgcacctgtgaacaAATAAGAGGTGTTAAAGGACAATTATAGTGTAATATGGGATATTTTTTCCATCTATACTCTGCTTGTATatcaatttaaaatgtgaagagaaaaacacaaaggaacAGAAACATAGAAAAGCACAATATCAGCCTCATTAACATAGTTCAGcactattttaaaaatgtttaacttcCTCCAGTTTGAGGCAGATTCTGACTCATATCATGGCAGATGCACATATACAGTGAATTTCTGCTAAATTTGATGAACtacaatttgaaaatgaaagactgAATCTTCAAAGTTAACACACCTGATGTGTCATCAGGACTGAATCGTGTTGGTTagaaaacatgtaattatttggcCTGAATGCAAATTAATCCTAAAATTAGTTGAAATTCTGCTCAGTAGCAAAGAGAAGGCTGTGAAAGAtttaactgctgtgtttttatttatttgtatagttTAATTCTTTCAAAAGAGGGTGgataaaatattagaaacatgTCTCAGTATCACAACACACTACACAGACAACgcagtttaaaacaaacacaaaaaacagtctACAAACTGACAATAAGACTGAATCAACATCTCTGAACAGTTTCAACACAATCTGATCATTAAAACCTTCATGAAGATTAATTCCTGGTCTGTTTAATGAGACTGGTGAGTTTTATCTGTGTTACCTGATAAACTGGAATATTGAGTGTTTATaactttgaatgtgtttttgtcactgagatgatcaaagcacaatatttacagtttctATTGACTgtcattataaatataatataaaggcaGTTTTTAGTGTGAATCtttaacactgacacaaactgaacagatgTTGTTGTCTCCAGATGTGTAACACAGCAGAATGACACACAGAGGTTCAGCTCAacagatgtgagtgtgttgaatgATACTGAGGCCTGTGGAGCTGATGACAGCCATTTTCTATTAATGAGAGCTGGGGAGTGACGTCATCAGAATCAGGACTCACCTgggatgttttcacctgttctgtctcttaaGACTTGacctgaaaggaaaaacaaacacatgttagattgttttgaaacagacaggtaatactgtgtaaaagtcatatttcatCTACTATAGACGGCTGAAATTTCATTGCACAGAGACATAATCTGCAGCGTGTCTCTGATATCTGCATGTTTGATACAGAGGTCatctctccagatgtggctgcagctctgtgggctcgaggccctgccagatgtgttctgaccacaacaaaagtccatctgggactcttgaaccggtcgcagcagtaaatgagcggacatctttaactgtttaatgaaagcactcaccaacaacaagctcaatgaTGAATGTTTGTCTCGGCTGAAGACGTGGAAAAAAGCAGCTGTAGTTCCCGCTGtcggccatctttgtttttgtgatctttatggaggcgtcgccgttcttcagttgatcttgaaaatgtgagactcgacCTTTGAACTGCTCATCTTGACCTGTTTTGCCGTTATTGTAATATTGGCCGTCCTCATACATGAACACCTCCTTCTGACCATCTTTCCTCCAGTCAAACAGCTTTCTTGTGATGTCGTCCTTGGTGCTGAGggaacagggtaaaacagcatcatcatcttctttcacgaccactttgacacctggaagataaaaacatgtgttactcagtatgttaacatgcagagtcatcaggaaacaaagtcagataacaactttacac
This Pagrus major chromosome 6, Pma_NU_1.0 DNA region includes the following protein-coding sequences:
- the LOC140997856 gene encoding CD276 antigen homolog translates to MELLPLVCLCLLSCSGETSAAGDGVKVVVKEDDDAVLPCSLSTKDDITRKLFDWRKDGQKEVFMYEDGQYYNNGKTGQDEQFKGRVSHFQDQLKNGDASIKITKTKMADSGNYSCFFPRLQPRQTFIIELVVGQVLRDRTGENIPGAAPRPFVATLVVTNDWALLQCEAHGDPLPTVEWKDSDDNTLGADTPQVSERGGRSYITVNITVTKTDNYRCVATQETISHRIAAVTAVRLTGAAPEPVPPQESGSSAGLVTALVVVSAVLGVVVIALIVKRIRKVMNNRDIT